From the genome of Ictalurus punctatus breed USDA103 chromosome 5, Coco_2.0, whole genome shotgun sequence:
tcaaagatccgagtcagtaaaatgatccgaacttcccactACTACACGTGAGGAATGTTCCGAGCGCCACCTGGTGGACTGTGAGACTCGGGCCATGTCAACTCTGACTTCGAAGGggaagtttgtttatttacattttccattctaCATTAGAAAGGTCCAGGACTGCTTGGGGACTTACAACCACGCACCTGTAGATGGTGCCATGACGTGCAAAATTGCACATAAAATCATGTGGACGCTGTGCATAAGAGGAAAAAATTGTTCATTTATAGCTCATTCATTTGTAGCTCAGAGTGCAATAATAGCATTTATTTGTGTGAAGTCTTTACGTTATATAAACGTCGAAGCTAGgaactatatttaaaaaaaaaaagtttaggtCGGAACGATTAAAATGTAACACCACAGCCAGGCAAGCATGGGAGATGGAATGTGGTTTCTACACCGATTAGTCTATGCGCTTTGGCAGCATGATTTATAACGTTGTCCAGACTCGCAGGAGAAAATAATGCAGGATGTTGATGGACAGTCGTGCTCGATGAGTGCATGGCGTTAATGGCGGACAGCAGTGAGTGGAAGTCTGTACGGCGCGGCAGAGGAGGAGCCCGCAAAGGAAAACTGTCTCAGTTGGAAAAGACACAAGCCCCCGAGTCTGTGGACCGTGAACGGGACAAACGCAGAATAACAGAGGCGAtgtaagaaaagaaagaacagtaAAAGGCTCAGTTCCAATTAGTGATCGGTTAGCTTATGTGCACCAGGTATTTTCGTTGACGCGATTTGTTTATAAACCCTTTCTTTGACCTTCCCTTAAATAAagctccctctctgtctctgtctgtctgtctgtctgtctgtgtgtgtgtctgtgtgtgtgcgtgtgtgacagagagagcgagagcgagcatGACAGGAAATGACTGGTGCACTCTTACTATTGaatgtgtgacagagagagcgagagcgagcatGATAGGAAATGACTGGTGCACTCTTACTATTGAATGTGCTGTATGTGCTCCAGTATATTAGGAAATTTAGCAGAATAAATGGATAAGACACTTTTAAATGACGCATAGACAAAGCAGGCACTATAACATGAATGCAGGGATGCTACTGCATTTGACACATTTATGGTTCAGATTTgtgattaataaatatttaaaaagattttatgAAATGCAAAGTGACTAACTGAAAAGTGTGCTGGATACTTTCTTCTACATCTATTTTACAACTTATTTAGAATTTCAAgaagttaaaaacaaaagacGGGCGTATTATAAAGCTCCTCAGAGGATATGCAGGCACTGGTGGCAGTTATAAGGACAAAGGGTGGGCATACACATTATTCGATGCTTAATTTTATCTAACATTTTCTCATCAGATAAGGATGAGAAACTATCTATTAATATAGATAAACCACTATTAATATCTTAACTTCCACCATTTTACCTGTGGTGTACAAAAATACCTTAAAGACAAAAGCTAGCTAGTTTTCATATATGAGAACTTTTGAGCTCTGCTGTAGATAAGACATCAGCCTGTAGGCAGAATCCTCATACTTTTAGGGTTTAGAAGTTGGGCTGTGTACATTTACTTCTCTTGCTCTTGCAGCAATGAGCTGAAGTGTGAAGACTTCTGGCCAGAATGGAAAGGTGATTGAGTTTCACATACACATTTCATACAAGTCCCAAAGAGACAGTCAGCGAATGTCTGATGTCTTCTGTACATTATCAATAAATTGTTACGtgttttctgtcctgtctcaCTTGTCTCATGTTTTGTCTTAGAGATCTTTTCTGGCTGCCTGGCTGAGACTGTAGATAAAACAGTGGAAGGAACTGATTGCATTATGGAGTGTATATGTTACGGCCTGGGCAACTTCTCCTCCTGTGTGTCTGCTAGATATCAGCTTGCtatgttgctgctgctgttggagGCATTGCAGGTGAGTTTACTATCAATTCTGTAAactaaatttttattttaaatagaaatgaaaagCTAATGGTAAACCTTCATTTCCTGTCTATCAGATTCATGTTGGCTGGTGTAGCCTGTATGACCCTGTGTTTACGGTGTCAGAATGTGAAACCCTCAGAGAATTGGGCTTTGCTGTGCTGATTGAAAATGAGGTATATGATAACACACCCAGCAACATAGCCTTTTGCAGTGGTACCTGTTTAAGATTACTGACAAAACCTAATACTGCTTTAGGATTGGACTAGAATTGTCTTTTAAGAAgagattttattgttttaaaatgggagggggggggggctctggaACGTTAAGGAGATGCAGGCACtatgttacatttattcatttagccgACGCTTTTACTCAAAGCAACTTAAAAAttaggaaataaaagcaaagtgatatgtcaagcggagaacaatgcaagtagtgctatcatgcaagatttataattgagttctacagaagcaaagtgcgcagagtagatgtgtaagagccagagtaaatggattttttttttttaaaattaaataatgtagggttggcattttaggggttagttaagtgctcacggaagaggtgggtctttagctgttttttgaaaatagcaacagattctgtggtccagattgaggttggaagttcattccaccactgaggaacagttagtttgaaggttctggaaagggaccttgagccacattGATTAGGGACTACGAAGTGTTGGACGCCCATATAAGCTGGTTAGCCCAAAGGCCAGTTGGACAAAGGAAGAAAGTATTTTTccaagctcctcctcctccatgttcAGCTCAACAATAGTCTAAACACTGTGATATGAAGATGTCATTACCTGCCAAAATGATGTAATTACTAGACTAGAGCTCCAAGTGTCGTTAGCTTCTATTTGGGCCAGGTCTAGTTTTTGAATGTGCAGTGAAAATTTGGACCAAGTCTAAGCTTTGTCTGATTTTAAAAACGTATGCCCCTTTACACTATGACATGTTGTTCTAAAGTAAGTTTCTTTTGTCAGGAAGGGAAGCGAGCAGTATGCCACCCCACCCTCTTCTACTTGATGCATTGTGGAAAAGCTCTGTACAACAATCTGTTGTGGAAAAACTGGAGTCCTCAGATCCTGCCAAAGGTCACCATTATTGGCAACAGTTTTCTTGGCATTCAGGAGAGGTATGTGGCACTTACCCACCAGCCAAATTCAGAGATTGAATGTATAGCAAGCCCAGAAATGAATAATTTTGTACACTAGCAGCCAGTCAGCAGACAACGCCAGCATCTTGGAACAGTGATACTTTTTGTAGATTAGCTcaaatattttcttattttaagACTGACACCATATTGCAAACACATCAGTCACATAAACAAGAAAAGATGGTAACGAGACAATATTTAAACACGTTTAGTATGGTCTGATTTATTCTTCAGAGTGTCAT
Proteins encoded in this window:
- the srrd gene encoding SRR1-like protein; protein product: MALMADSSEWKSVRRGRGGARKGKLSQLEKTQAPESVDRERDKRRITEAINELKCEDFWPEWKEIFSGCLAETVDKTVEGTDCIMECICYGLGNFSSCVSARYQLAMLLLLLEALQIHVGWCSLYDPVFTVSECETLRELGFAVLIENEEGKRAVCHPTLFYLMHCGKALYNNLLWKNWSPQILPKVTIIGNSFLGIQERMLQRELERDYRFLSDVTNVCEETSLPCSQRFLDVFNDTALIRFPLNKLHQLPKSMWDEPSEPQYEHCQDLEIIQRVKEPK